Proteins encoded by one window of Thunnus thynnus chromosome 3, fThuThy2.1, whole genome shotgun sequence:
- the pet117 gene encoding protein PET117 homolog, mitochondrial, producing MSAASKVVLGVSVVLTLSIVSGVHLKQTWDRQRLHEGVVRDLERLERKKENLRLLEEQRTLTIQLEEERRRSAHRTALATEPGE from the exons ATGTCTGCAGCCTCTAAAGTTGTTCTGGGAGTGTCTGTGGTTCTGACTCTGAGTATCGTGTCCGGCGTTCACCTCAAACAGACCTGGGACCGACAG CGTCTCCACGAGGGCGTCGTCAGAGATCTGGAGCGgctggagaggaagaaggaaaacCTGAGGCtgctggaggagcagaggaCGCTGACCAtacagctggaggaggagagacgaCGCTCCGCCCACAGGACAGCACTCGCCACTGAACCAG GTGAGTGA
- the kat14 gene encoding cysteine-rich protein 2-binding protein, whose translation MDSSGEQLGGGEDEAACTSASEGLEEGEVEGETLLIVESEDQGSVDLSHDQSGDSLTSDVGDEADGGWACEDMSFYCDRCHKWIPAAQLRGEQPSYLKGDNFFKFVCCDCSEDGKESFERMRLTWQQVVMLAMYNLSLEGTGRQGYFRWKEDICAFIGRHWNFLLGTRKKTSTWWSTVAGCLSVGSPTFFRSGAQEFGEPGWWKLVQNRPPTLRPEADKSTTKTKASKPAVDPIITVDGLRKRGARNPVENAMQLKEKRSRTQEAKDIRRAQKEAVGGYTDRSASSTPVKLGGGRGGSAARRSDLVLEKGEVIDFSSLSSSDRTPLTSPSPSPSPDFSAPGTPASHSATPSLLSEADLIPDAMPPQALFHDDEEMEAEGMIDPGMEYIPPPSANLVARKKLRPAPPHIKREADSEDDEGREREEYFEEPMGRGEGPSLSTGGCVGAAGPERRRITHSEKADGPGGVSQSPRYSPLSLYEERMLLRRLDACPLALAVTPQAKRLHRKLLVRQAKRQRGLPLLDIDRAVSATLSLVGGIYCAQEAGALMGGVMGKYCTNSQELRILDRFQTKLSSRRGIQHQTVSFWHRLMGAEGSLDQSIKSPYTSRILKPFIRRDYENRPVKLRLLAEIRAYPHRKDPDWVPEPDAPIDYCYVRPNHIPSVNAMCHDSFWPGVDLSECLQYPDFSVVVLYKKVVVGFGFMVPDVKYNEAYISFLLVHPEWRRAGIGTFMIYHLIQTCMGKDVTLHVSASNAAMLLYQKFGFKAEEYILDFYDKYYPVDSTECRHAFFLRLRR comes from the exons ATGGACAGCAGCGGCGAGCAGCTGGGCGGCGGCGAGGACGAGGCGGCCTGTACGTCGGCCTCAGAGGGTCTGGAGGAGGGCGAGGTGGAGGGAGAGACGCTGCTGATCGTGGAGTCGGAGGACCAGGGCTCGGTGGATCTGTCACATGACCAGAGTGGAGACTCGCTGACCAGCGACGTGGGTGATGAGGCCGACGGAGGCTGGGCCTGCGAGGACATGTCCTTCTACTGCGACCGCTGCCACAAGTGGATCCCTGCAG ctcagCTCCGCGGCGAGCAGCCGAGCTACCTGAAAGGAGACAACTTCTTCAAGTTCGTTTGCTGCGACTGCTCCGAGGACGGCAAGGAGAGCTTTGAGAGGATGAGACTCACCTGGCAGCAG GTGGTGATGTTGGCCATGTACAATCTGTCTCTGGAGGGGACGGGACGACAGGGCTACTTCAGGTGGAAGGAGGACATCTGCGCTTTCATTGGCCGACACTGGAACTTCCTGTTGGGAACAAG gaagAAGACGTCGACATGGTGGAGTACGGTGGCCGGCTGCCTGTCGGTGGGCAGTCCTACCTTCTTCCGGTCAGGAGCGCAGGAGTTTGGTGAGCCCGGCTGGTGGAAGTTGGTCCAGAACCGACCTCCAACTCTGCGGCCAGAGGCGGACAAATCCACCACAAAGACCAAAG CCTCCAAACCTGCGGTGGACCCAATCATCACTGTGGATGGCCTGAGGAAGCGCGGAGCCCGAAACCCCGTAGAGAACGCCatgcagctgaaggagaagcGTTCGCGTACTCAGGAGGCCAAAGACATCCGGCGGGCTCAGAAGGAGGCGGTGGGAGGCTACACCGACCGCAGCGCCTCCTCCACGCCGGTCAAACTGGGTGGAGGTCGTGGTGGGAGTGCCGCACGTCGGTCGGACCTCGTTCTGGAAAAAGGTGAAGTCATTGATTTCTCCTCGCTCAGCTCCTCAGACCGGACTCCGCTCACCAGCCCATCGCCATCACCTTCACCTGACTTCTCCGCCCCGGGCACACCGGCCTCTCACTCAGCCACGCCCAGCCTGCTGTCAGAGGCGGACCTTATCCCGGACGCCATGCCTCCACAGGCTCTATTCCATG ATGATGAGGAGATGGAGGCGGAGGGGATGATTGACCCGGGGATGGAGTACATCCCTCCCCCCAGTGCCAACCTCGTTGCTCGCAAGAAGCTCCGCCCAGCTCCTCCACACATTAAACGTGAAGCTGACAGTGAGGACGATGAAGGCCGCGAGCGTGAGGAATACTTTGAGGAGCCAATGGGGCGTGGCGAGGGACCATCTCTCTCCACTGGGGGGTGTGTTGGTGCTGCAGGGCCCGAGAGGAGGAGAATAACTCATTCTGAGAAAGCAGACGGACCTGGCGGCGTCTCCCAGAGTCCTCGGTACTCCCCCCTCAGCCTGTATGAGGAGAGGATGCTGCTGCGCCGGCTGGACGCCTGCCCCCTGGCCTTGGCCGTCACCCCGCAGGCCAAACGCCTCCACAGGAAGCTGCTTGTCCGCCAGGCCAAGAGGCAGAGAGGGCTCCCCCTGCTGGATATCGACCGGGCAGTCAGTGCCACCCTCAGCCTGGTGGGAGGCATTTATTGCGCCCAGGAGGCGGGGGCACTGATGGGAGGAGTCATGGGGAAATACTGCACCAACAGCCAGGAGCTGCGGATCCTTGATCGCTTCCAG ACCAAACTTTCCAGCAGGAGAGGCATCCAGCATCAAACTGTGTCCTTCTGGCATCGGCTAATGGGAGCAGAAGGCAGTTTGGACCAGAGCATCAAAAGTCCGTATACCTCCCGCATCCTGAAACCCTTCATCAG gAGAGATTACGAGAACCGTCCGGTGAAGCTGAGGCTGCTGGCAGAGATCAGAGCTTACCCTCACAGGAAGGATCCTGACTGGGTCCCTGAACCTGATGCCCCCATCGACTACTGCTACGTCCGACCAAACCACATCCCCTCCGTCAACGCCATGTGTCACGACAGCTTCTGGCCAG GTGTGGACCTGTCAGAGTGTCTGCAGTACCCAGACTTCAGCGTGGTCGTCCTCTATAAGAAGGTGGTGGTCGGCTTTGGCTTCATGGTGCCAGATGTGAAGTACAACGAGGCCTACATCTCCTTCCTGCTGGTCCATCCTGAGTGGAGGAGAGCTGGCATTGGCACCTTCATGATCTACCATCTCATCCAG acctgCATGGGGAAAGACGTCACACTGCACGTGTCAGCCAGTAATGCCGCTATGCTGCTGTACCAGAAGTTTGGCTTCAAAGCGGAGGAGTACATCCTGGACTTTTATGATAAATACTATCCTGTGGACAGCACAGAGTGCCGCCACGCCTTCTTCCTCCGACTGCGACGCTGA
- the LOC137180640 gene encoding stonustoxin subunit alpha-like: MDRQVDTLRLQPAGVRWLTPGPWRYFCQLTLDPNTVNINLKLSHSNRKVTYETGAGVQSYPDHPDRFDDWAQVLCRNVLTGRCYWEVEWRGGVYISVSYRGISRKGYSDECAFGWNDQSWCLLCSDDDYYVHHNKRGTPIPSPSSSSSSSSVSNRVAVYVDCPAGTLSFYRVSSDTLIHLYTFNTTFTQPLYAGFRFWFGASASLCHLE, encoded by the exons atggacagacaggtggacactctcag gctgcagcctgctggagtcCGATGGTTGACACCAGGTCCTTGGaggt attttTGTCaactcacactggatccaaacacagtgAACATAAACCTCAAATTGTCTCACagcaacaggaaggtgacataTGAGACAGGGGCAGGGGttcagtcatatcctgatcatccagatAGATTTGATGACTGGGCTCAGGTGCTGTGTAGAAATGttctgactggtcgctgttactgggaggtcgagtggagaggaggagtttatatatcagtgagttacagaggaatcagcagGAAAGGATACAGTGATGAATGTGCGTTTGGATGGAATGATCAGTCCTGGTGTCTGCTTTGCTCTGATGATGATTACTATGTCCATCACAATAAGAGGGGAACACCcatcccctccccctcctcctcctcctcctcctcctctgtctctaacagagtagcagtgtatgtggactgtcctgctggcactctgtccttctacagagtctcctctgacacactgatccacctctacaccttcaacaccacattcactcagcctctgtatgCTGGGTTTAGGTTCTGGTTTGGTGCCTCAGCATCTCTGTGTCATCTGGAGTAG
- the LOC137180641 gene encoding protein NLRC3-like gives MASVTKKQHRPNSAGPGPGPGPGPGPGPSCVAMKCDWSMGIPLYFKPGQPTDERIQQQRPDSPGPEPSCLSFKSDWSKHDDIGFKGGRPSADQIVDQESSEVPSGQSAQQHQTHLDSIFMLLKENIVTFVKNELKKMQKLVSSDYPQFIESQRDDEEVLNGEEEGQRKSSTEAFMKITLHFLRRMKQEELADRLQSRTLAGKCQRKLKSNLKKKSQCVFEGIAKAGNPTLLNQIYTEVYITEGGTAEVNGEHEVRQIETASRKPHRPETTIRQEDIFKSSPGRDEPIRTVMTKGVAGIGKTVLTQKFTLDWAEDKANQDIQFTFPFTFRELNVLRKKKYSLVELVHHFFTETKEAGICRFEEFQVVFIFDGLDECRLPLDFHNNEILTDVTESTSVDVLLTNLIRGELLPSAHLWITTRPAAANQIPPECVDMVTEVRGFTDPQKEEYFRKRFRDEEQASTIISHIKTSRSLHIMCHMPVFCWITATVLEDVLKIREGGELPKTLTEMYIHFLVVQSKLKNVKYDGGAETDPHWSPESRKMIKSLGKLAFEQLQKGNLIFYQSDLTECGINIRAASVYSGVFTQVFKEERGLYQDKVFCFVHLSVQEFLAALHVDLRFMNSGVNLLAEKQTTSCLSEVFRGKSTCLYQSAVDEALQSPNGHLDLFLRFLLGLSLQTNHTLLRGLLKKTRSSSQTNQETVKYIKKKISENLSAERSINLFHCLNELNDHSLVEEIQQYLRSGSLSTNKLSPAQWSALVFILLSSEKGLDMFDLKKYSASEEALLRLMPVVKSSNKAL, from the exons ATGGCGTCTGT aacaaagaagcagcacagaccaaactctgctggacctggacctggacctggacctggacctggacctggacccaGCTGTGTGGCCATGAAGTGTGACTGGTCCATGGGGATACCTTTATATTTTAAACCTGGACAACCTACTGATGAAAG gatccagcagcagagaccagactctcctggacctgaacccagctgtcTATCCTTTAAGAGCGACTGGTCGAAGCATGATGACATTGGTTTTAAAGGAGGACGTCCATCTGCTGATCAGAT AGTGGaccaggagagctcagaggttcccagtggtcagtctgcccagcagcatcaaacacacctggactccatatttatg ctgctgaaGGAGAACATTGTCACTTTTGTGAAGAACgagctgaagaagatgcagaagcTTGTGAGTTCAGATTACCCACAATTCATAGAGAGTCAGAGAGATGATGAGGAGGTGTTGAATGGTGAAGAGGAAGGGCAGAGGAAGAGCAGCACGGAGGCATTTAtgaagatcacactgcacttcctgaggagaatgaagcaggaggaactggctgaccgtctgcagagca gGACTCTTGCTGGCAAGTGTCAACGtaaactcaagtctaacctgaagaagaagtcacagtgtgtgtttgaggggattgctaaagcaggaaatccaacccttctgaatcagatctacacagaggtctacatcacagagggagggactgcagaggtcaatggtgaacatgaggtcagacagattgaaacagcatccaggaaaccacacagaccagaaacaacaatcagacaagaagacatctttaaatcctcacctggaagagatgaaccaatcagaacagtgatgacaaagggagtggctggcattggaaaaacagtcttaacacagaagttcactctggactgggctgaagacaaagccaaccaggacatacagttcacatttccattcactttcagagagctgaatgtgctgagaaagaaaaagtacagcttggtggaacttgttcatcacttctttactgaaaccaaagaagcaggaatctgcaggtttgaagagttccaggttgtgttcatctttgatggtctggatgagtgtcgacttcctctggacttccacaacaatgagatcctgactgatgttacagagtccacctcagtggatgtgctgctgacaaacctcatcaggggggAACTACTTCCCTCTGCTCacctctggataaccacacgaccagcagcagccaatcagatccctcctgagtgtgttgacatggtgacagaggtcagagggttcactgacccacagaaggaggagtacttcaggaagagattcagagatgaggagcaggccagCACCatcatctcacacatcaagacatcaagaagcctccacatcatgtgccacatgccagtcttctgctggatcactgctacagttctggaggatgtgttaaaaatcagagagggaggagagctgcccaagaccctgactgagatgtacatccacttcctggtggttcagtccaaactgaagaatgtcaagtatgatggaggagctgagacagatccacactggagtccagagagcaggaagatgattaAGTCcctgggaaaactggcttttgagcagctgcagaaaggcaacctgatcttctatcaatcagacctgacagagtgtggcatcaatatcagagcagcctcagtgtactcaggagtgttcacacaggtctttaaagaggagagagggctgtaccaggacaaggtgttctgcttcgtccatctgagtgttcaggagtttctggctgctcttcatgtcgATCTGAGATTCATGaactctggagtcaatctgctggcagaaaaacaaacaacatcctgcTTGTCTGAAGTGTTCAGAGGCAAATCAACATGTTTGtaccagagtgctgtggacGAGGCCTTGcagagtccaaatggacacctggacttgttcctccgcttcctcctgggtctttcactgcagaccaatcatACTCTCCTCCGAGGTTTGCTGAAAAAGACACGAAgtagctcacagaccaatcaggaaacagtcaagtacatcaagaagaagatcagtgaaaatctgtctgcagagagaagcatcaatctgttccactgtctgaatgaactgaatgatcattctttagtggaggagatccaacagtacctgagatcaggaagtctctccacaaataaactgtctcctgctcagtggtcagctctggtcttcatcttactgtcatcagaaaaaggTCTGGAcatgtttgacctgaagaaatactctgcttcagaggaggctcttctgaggctgaTGCCAGTGGTCAAATcctccaacaaagctctgtaa